A single Bufo bufo chromosome 6, aBufBuf1.1, whole genome shotgun sequence DNA region contains:
- the ATXN7L3 gene encoding ataxin-7-like protein 3 isoform X3: MRMEDMSLSGLDNSKLEALAHDIYTDLVEDTCLGLSFEVHRAVKCGYFLLDETDPESMKDFEIIDQPGVDIFGQVYNQWKSKECVCPNCNRSIAASRFAPHLEKCLGMGRNSSRIANRRIASSNNMNKSESDQEDNDDVNDNDWSYGAEKKAKKRKSEKNPNSPRRSKSIKHKNGDLSVNTDPFKQYSSSSGISYENLGPEELHTLLTTQCGVISEHTKKMCTRSLRCPQHTDDQRRSVRVYLLGSSASLPEPDGSTDNDSFDVVEGQALMGRLPWDGSSDISPSDSVSSKASTNNSDTRKPKKKKPSHINMSSAGGASKKKKPKAPAPLTPGMYSELN; the protein is encoded by the exons ATGAGAATGGAAGACATGTCTCTGTCTGGCCTGGATAACAGTAAACTGGAG GCTCTTGCTCATGACATATACACTGACCTGGTGGAGGACACGTGTCTCGGGCTGAGTTTTGAGGTTCACAGAGCTGTTAAGTGCGGATACTTCTTACTGGACGAGACAGACCCTGAAAGTATGAAGGATTTTG AAATCATAGACCAGCCGGGTGTAGACATCTTTGGCCAGGTCTATAATCAGTGGAAGAGCAAAGAGTGTGTGTGTCCCAACTGTAATCGCAGTATAGCAGCCTCCCGCTTTGCCCCCCACCTTGAGAAATGTTTAGGCATGGGGCGGAACAGCAGCCGCATTGCTAATCGAAG GATTGCAAGCAGTAATAATATGAATAAGTCGGAGAGTGACCAGGAAGACAATGACGATGTCAATGATAATGACTGGTCATATGGAGCAGAGAAGAAAG CTAAGAAGAGAAAATCAGAAAAG AATCCAAACTCTCCGCGGAGATCAAAATCTATAAAACACAAAAATG GGGACCTCTCCGTAAACACAGACCCGTTTAAG CAGTACAGTAGCAGTTCAGGAATTAGTTATGAAAATCTGGGTCCAGAGGAGTTACATACCCTGCTAACCACG CAATGTGGTGTAATATCCGAGCATACCAAGAAGATGTGTACGAGGTCTCTACGCTGCCCCCAACATACTGACGATCAGCGGAGGTCAGTCCGGGTTTACCTCCTCGGATCTTCAGC CTCTCTCCCGGAGCCTGATGGCAGTACGGATAATGACAGTTTTGATGTGGTGGAAGGACAGGCGTTGATGGGTCGATTGCCGTGGGATGGATCCTCTGATATCTCTCCATCCGATTCTGTCTCCTCCAAAGCGA GTACAAATAACTCCGATACACGGAAACCCAAAAAGAAAAAGCCAAGTCACATCAACATGAGTAGTGCAGGGGGAGCCAGCAAAAAGAAGAAACCCAAAGCCCCTGCACCATTAACGCCAGGAATGTACAGTGAACTCAACTGA
- the ATXN7L3 gene encoding ataxin-7-like protein 3 isoform X2 — MRMEDMSLSGLDNSKLEALAHDIYTDLVEDTCLGLSFEVHRAVKCGYFLLDETDPESMKDFEIIDQPGVDIFGQVYNQWKSKECVCPNCNRSIAASRFAPHLEKCLGMGRNSSRIANRRIASSNNMNKSESDQEDNDDVNDNDWSYGAEKKGAFSQSGAKKRKSEKNPNSPRRSKSIKHKNGDLSVNTDPFKYSSSSGISYENLGPEELHTLLTTQCGVISEHTKKMCTRSLRCPQHTDDQRRSVRVYLLGSSASLPEPDGSTDNDSFDVVEGQALMGRLPWDGSSDISPSDSVSSKASTNNSDTRKPKKKKPSHINMSSAGGASKKKKPKAPAPLTPGMYSELN; from the exons ATGAGAATGGAAGACATGTCTCTGTCTGGCCTGGATAACAGTAAACTGGAG GCTCTTGCTCATGACATATACACTGACCTGGTGGAGGACACGTGTCTCGGGCTGAGTTTTGAGGTTCACAGAGCTGTTAAGTGCGGATACTTCTTACTGGACGAGACAGACCCTGAAAGTATGAAGGATTTTG AAATCATAGACCAGCCGGGTGTAGACATCTTTGGCCAGGTCTATAATCAGTGGAAGAGCAAAGAGTGTGTGTGTCCCAACTGTAATCGCAGTATAGCAGCCTCCCGCTTTGCCCCCCACCTTGAGAAATGTTTAGGCATGGGGCGGAACAGCAGCCGCATTGCTAATCGAAG GATTGCAAGCAGTAATAATATGAATAAGTCGGAGAGTGACCAGGAAGACAATGACGATGTCAATGATAATGACTGGTCATATGGAGCAGAGAAGAAAGGTGCGTTTAGTCAATCTGGAG CTAAGAAGAGAAAATCAGAAAAG AATCCAAACTCTCCGCGGAGATCAAAATCTATAAAACACAAAAATG GGGACCTCTCCGTAAACACAGACCCGTTTAAG TACAGTAGCAGTTCAGGAATTAGTTATGAAAATCTGGGTCCAGAGGAGTTACATACCCTGCTAACCACG CAATGTGGTGTAATATCCGAGCATACCAAGAAGATGTGTACGAGGTCTCTACGCTGCCCCCAACATACTGACGATCAGCGGAGGTCAGTCCGGGTTTACCTCCTCGGATCTTCAGC CTCTCTCCCGGAGCCTGATGGCAGTACGGATAATGACAGTTTTGATGTGGTGGAAGGACAGGCGTTGATGGGTCGATTGCCGTGGGATGGATCCTCTGATATCTCTCCATCCGATTCTGTCTCCTCCAAAGCGA GTACAAATAACTCCGATACACGGAAACCCAAAAAGAAAAAGCCAAGTCACATCAACATGAGTAGTGCAGGGGGAGCCAGCAAAAAGAAGAAACCCAAAGCCCCTGCACCATTAACGCCAGGAATGTACAGTGAACTCAACTGA
- the ATXN7L3 gene encoding ataxin-7-like protein 3 isoform X1, whose translation MRMEDMSLSGLDNSKLEALAHDIYTDLVEDTCLGLSFEVHRAVKCGYFLLDETDPESMKDFEIIDQPGVDIFGQVYNQWKSKECVCPNCNRSIAASRFAPHLEKCLGMGRNSSRIANRRIASSNNMNKSESDQEDNDDVNDNDWSYGAEKKGAFSQSGAKKRKSEKNPNSPRRSKSIKHKNGDLSVNTDPFKQYSSSSGISYENLGPEELHTLLTTQCGVISEHTKKMCTRSLRCPQHTDDQRRSVRVYLLGSSASLPEPDGSTDNDSFDVVEGQALMGRLPWDGSSDISPSDSVSSKASTNNSDTRKPKKKKPSHINMSSAGGASKKKKPKAPAPLTPGMYSELN comes from the exons ATGAGAATGGAAGACATGTCTCTGTCTGGCCTGGATAACAGTAAACTGGAG GCTCTTGCTCATGACATATACACTGACCTGGTGGAGGACACGTGTCTCGGGCTGAGTTTTGAGGTTCACAGAGCTGTTAAGTGCGGATACTTCTTACTGGACGAGACAGACCCTGAAAGTATGAAGGATTTTG AAATCATAGACCAGCCGGGTGTAGACATCTTTGGCCAGGTCTATAATCAGTGGAAGAGCAAAGAGTGTGTGTGTCCCAACTGTAATCGCAGTATAGCAGCCTCCCGCTTTGCCCCCCACCTTGAGAAATGTTTAGGCATGGGGCGGAACAGCAGCCGCATTGCTAATCGAAG GATTGCAAGCAGTAATAATATGAATAAGTCGGAGAGTGACCAGGAAGACAATGACGATGTCAATGATAATGACTGGTCATATGGAGCAGAGAAGAAAGGTGCGTTTAGTCAATCTGGAG CTAAGAAGAGAAAATCAGAAAAG AATCCAAACTCTCCGCGGAGATCAAAATCTATAAAACACAAAAATG GGGACCTCTCCGTAAACACAGACCCGTTTAAG CAGTACAGTAGCAGTTCAGGAATTAGTTATGAAAATCTGGGTCCAGAGGAGTTACATACCCTGCTAACCACG CAATGTGGTGTAATATCCGAGCATACCAAGAAGATGTGTACGAGGTCTCTACGCTGCCCCCAACATACTGACGATCAGCGGAGGTCAGTCCGGGTTTACCTCCTCGGATCTTCAGC CTCTCTCCCGGAGCCTGATGGCAGTACGGATAATGACAGTTTTGATGTGGTGGAAGGACAGGCGTTGATGGGTCGATTGCCGTGGGATGGATCCTCTGATATCTCTCCATCCGATTCTGTCTCCTCCAAAGCGA GTACAAATAACTCCGATACACGGAAACCCAAAAAGAAAAAGCCAAGTCACATCAACATGAGTAGTGCAGGGGGAGCCAGCAAAAAGAAGAAACCCAAAGCCCCTGCACCATTAACGCCAGGAATGTACAGTGAACTCAACTGA
- the ATXN7L3 gene encoding ataxin-7-like protein 3 isoform X4, with protein sequence MRMEDMSLSGLDNSKLEALAHDIYTDLVEDTCLGLSFEVHRAVKCGYFLLDETDPESMKDFEIIDQPGVDIFGQVYNQWKSKECVCPNCNRSIAASRFAPHLEKCLGMGRNSSRIANRRIASSNNMNKSESDQEDNDDVNDNDWSYGAEKKAKKRKSEKNPNSPRRSKSIKHKNGDLSVNTDPFKYSSSSGISYENLGPEELHTLLTTQCGVISEHTKKMCTRSLRCPQHTDDQRRSVRVYLLGSSASLPEPDGSTDNDSFDVVEGQALMGRLPWDGSSDISPSDSVSSKASTNNSDTRKPKKKKPSHINMSSAGGASKKKKPKAPAPLTPGMYSELN encoded by the exons ATGAGAATGGAAGACATGTCTCTGTCTGGCCTGGATAACAGTAAACTGGAG GCTCTTGCTCATGACATATACACTGACCTGGTGGAGGACACGTGTCTCGGGCTGAGTTTTGAGGTTCACAGAGCTGTTAAGTGCGGATACTTCTTACTGGACGAGACAGACCCTGAAAGTATGAAGGATTTTG AAATCATAGACCAGCCGGGTGTAGACATCTTTGGCCAGGTCTATAATCAGTGGAAGAGCAAAGAGTGTGTGTGTCCCAACTGTAATCGCAGTATAGCAGCCTCCCGCTTTGCCCCCCACCTTGAGAAATGTTTAGGCATGGGGCGGAACAGCAGCCGCATTGCTAATCGAAG GATTGCAAGCAGTAATAATATGAATAAGTCGGAGAGTGACCAGGAAGACAATGACGATGTCAATGATAATGACTGGTCATATGGAGCAGAGAAGAAAG CTAAGAAGAGAAAATCAGAAAAG AATCCAAACTCTCCGCGGAGATCAAAATCTATAAAACACAAAAATG GGGACCTCTCCGTAAACACAGACCCGTTTAAG TACAGTAGCAGTTCAGGAATTAGTTATGAAAATCTGGGTCCAGAGGAGTTACATACCCTGCTAACCACG CAATGTGGTGTAATATCCGAGCATACCAAGAAGATGTGTACGAGGTCTCTACGCTGCCCCCAACATACTGACGATCAGCGGAGGTCAGTCCGGGTTTACCTCCTCGGATCTTCAGC CTCTCTCCCGGAGCCTGATGGCAGTACGGATAATGACAGTTTTGATGTGGTGGAAGGACAGGCGTTGATGGGTCGATTGCCGTGGGATGGATCCTCTGATATCTCTCCATCCGATTCTGTCTCCTCCAAAGCGA GTACAAATAACTCCGATACACGGAAACCCAAAAAGAAAAAGCCAAGTCACATCAACATGAGTAGTGCAGGGGGAGCCAGCAAAAAGAAGAAACCCAAAGCCCCTGCACCATTAACGCCAGGAATGTACAGTGAACTCAACTGA